The sequence AACTGCGCGGGTGGCGCAGCCGTCGATGATGGGGCAGAGGTCCTCGTCGCCACTGTCTTCGCTGACACAAGCCATGGGGGCGATGGGACCTTCCATGACCCGGTAGACCTCGCCGACGCGAACTTCGGCGGGTGGACGCGCCAGTTCGTAGCCGCCATGTGCACCGCGCGTGCTCGTCACCAGGCCCGCCCGGCGAAGCGGCCCCATCAACTGTTCGAGATATGCTGCCGGCACGGCGGAATCGGATGCGATGGCGGCCAGCGGCACCGGCCCCTGGCCGTACATTCGGGCTAGCGACACCATCGCCCGCA is a genomic window of Sphaerobacter thermophilus DSM 20745 containing:
- a CDS encoding RrF2 family transcriptional regulator, which encodes MKVSTRGEYGMRAMVSLARMYGQGPVPLAAIASDSAVPAAYLEQLMGPLRRAGLVTSTRGAHGGYELARPPAEVRVGEVYRVMEGPIAPMACVSEDSGDEDLCPIIDGCATRAVWIKVRDSIAAALDSTTLADLLDQHAAAAR